AAAAGGCAATTGTCCTTTTGTCTTTAAATTCTACGACCGAGACTGAAATATTATCGTCCAGGGGTACTTTAATATTTTTACGTTCCCTAAACTTTTCCTTAAACATCAATTTTCGACCCTACCTTTGCGATATTTTTCGATCCGGATAATGTTTGTTCACCTCTCTTAAAATAGAATTCACGGATCTTTCGTTTCCTAAAAACCGTTTTCTTAAAAAATGAATTAGGTAATAAATTGCAGCGAGTCCGAATAGACTAAGAATAATATCTAACATTGGTTCCACCTGAAGTATTTTTCACGCATACTGTACAACTATCTTATTCACATAAATCAATTCCCTTTTCCCCACTTCCCTACCCTTTTTTCTATTTCCTAATTCTAATGTAGAAAATTTTTAAAAGTGATCTATAAATTAATAAAATATCCCATTATAGCATATTTTTGATCGGCCTGTAGGACTGACAGGAAAAAGGAAAACTCCACTTGCGGGATCCCTTTTTGCTAAAAATAGCTATTTGTAAAGGACCCAGCATACTCTACATAAGGCTTATTATTTTTTATTTATTAGCTCAGAAAAATTCTTCCATTTTGGCAGATTTTGCAAATTTTGTACCATTATGGCAGATATACCGAAGGGCAGGGGACTTTGAGCTCCAAAGAGGATCTAAGCGCAGCAGGAAAACGATTCATGCACGCCCTTCGGATGAAAGGCTATGAATCTAATAAAGATATATCTGAATTCGCAAAGAAGCACAGGAAAGGTGTGACCACTATATACAGATATGGCCGTGGAGAATCGGAAATTCCGGAAGCCTTTCTGGATAGGTTACTTCATCAAGAATCTATTTCAAAGATTTTTATTACAAAGAATAAAGGAGTCTGGAAAGCGTCGTTAGAAGAGAAAATGTCACTCTTCGACAAAGACACAGAAATTCTAAAATGGTCTAAGACTATAAAAGAGGATTTGAACTTTGCAAGAATGCAATATCTTTGCAGAAATCTAAAAGAAGGAGAATTAGATCTCCTTGGCAGAATAGCCGCCGAGTTACAACTGGCTTCTGATTATAAGCTACTGTGGTCCCTACTATCTATAGTTATAAATTTACCGCCTGAAGGTAGGGAAACTTGTGCGCGCTATTGTATAAAAATCGAACAGACATTTTTTAAAAAGAAATTAAAACAGAAATTAGTATTAAAATAACTTTGCCTATTTCCCAATAGAGAAAAAACCACCCTAAGAAAGATTATGAATATTTTTCATCTCTTTCTTGAATTCCTCTAACATTGCTTATAAGATATTCAACATATATTTTTTAATAAAAGATAGGGTCAGCGTTTTGTAAAATCTCCCTAATTGACTCAAATAACATTTTTGAGATTTTCGAATTTCTCTTCCAAAATAAGAAAGCCAATAACTGGATAATCAATGAATAGCGATTAAGACTAAAATAAAAATAAGCGAAGATATAAACCCTGCTAAATTTATGGAATATGCGTGCATTTAAGCTGATGGCTATTTAAAGACGGCAGAAAGAATTCGGCCCCCAAAAAGACCATCTGGAAAATAGAACTTTATCAAAACCCCTAGCTCAGGTGCGGAAATTCCGCACCTGGCTTTTTTGGACCATTTTCTTCAAATTATAAAATTCTGCTTTCTAATTGAATGTATCTATATGAAACCGTACAAAGTGGTTTCATACGCAATTGTAAATCAAAAAGGGGGGTCCACTAAATCCTCAAATACTGCTATTTTCGCAAGAAGTCTTGCTGCTACTGGGAAGCGAGTATTAGTTGTGGATTGTGATCCTCAAGGAGGCATTTCCTCAGTTCTCGGATTTCCCGCACTTCAAGAGGGAGATTTTCGAAAAGGCTTAGTGGAAATCCTCTTCGGGTCGGACCCTGTCGTAGGCGAAAATGTTCATCCAACAGATCGTGCTTTATATCCAGGATCAATAGACTTGATTCCGGCTGATTATAGATTAGACCAGGTCTTCTTCACCACTTCACCCTTCGCCCTATCCCAAGCATTAGAATCGTTCGCAAGCGAAAACTATGATGTTGTGATTTTAGATACTCCACCAACTATGCAAGGAATAACTCGTTCAGCGATATTCTTTGCAAACTCAATTATTGTTCCATGTGAGATATCTACTCAAGCCTTAGGGCCAACGCGTTATACTGTAAATTCCGTTCGAGAAAATAAGAAAAATCCGAATATAGTATTCATTGGCTGGAAAGAACCAGACGGCAATGGATATCAGGCGAGATTATCAAGAGAATTTTTAGAAAATTTCGAAGATATTCTACTAGGCGATCTTCCAAAAAATACCACCGCAATTTCGTTTGCAAGCGAACCAAAGAAAGTAACCGAAGCGCTGCGAGAAGGCATCATAGCAAAAGCTTTAAATATTTTAGAAAAAGCAAAATGAAAAAAATCGGATCACAACCTTACTCTGTCTCTAAAATAACCCTCTCACCTGAATTGATGGAGGTTCAGGGCGACATGCCAATACAGGAATTGGACTACGAAAATATTCGCGACTCCATCAAAGCAGACGGTGTAAAAGATCCTATTCGCGGATACATGGGCGCAAACAGGGTTTTTCAAGTTCTCTCAGGGGCTAACCGACTTCGAGCCTGTCGGGAACTTAAAATATCAGAAATTCCTATCGAAGAGTATGAAAAAGGAACTTGGGAAGAAAACGTCAAATTTGCCATTATGGAAAATCTGATTCGACGGCATTTCACGTCAGATCAAAAGAGAGTACTTGCAGCTAAATTATTAACACTGGATCCGGAACTTTCAAACCGGGCATTAGCAAAATTAATAGGAGTCAATGACAAGACCGTCGGGAATGTTCGAAATAATCTTGAATTAGATTCGAAAATTCCGAAGTTGAAATCTAGGAAAGGAGCAGATGGTAAAACGCAATCTGCAAAAAAATCAGGTGCGGAAATTCCGCACCTAAAAAAATCTGCGCGTGCCAAACAAATCAGTGACCTCAAAAAAGAAATATCTTCATTAAAGAATGATATTTCAAAAAAACAAACTCTACTAAATAAAAAAGAAAAAGCGCTAGAAAAGCTTTATGAATCCGCAATTCGATAAAGTAAGTTTATTTTTTAAATTATTAGATTTTACTTTTTCCTTATTTCAATTTCCAAAGAATTCGAATGTACTTCCACAGATGATCTTAATATAGTTCAAAAAAACTTTTATCTTTTCTAAAAAGTGCTGGTACTTAAAGACCTTTTATGTTAACTTGAATTTGTTAAGTGCAATACTTAACGAACTCGCAAATCGAATACAGCCCGAGAAGAGCCTGCGAACTCTCTCGGGCGCCTTCCGAAAATTTTTAAGAGACATAATTTTACTTGCTTTTTTTTGCGTAGTACGGGACTAGCTGTACCCGTTTGAAAGAGACATAATTTTAAACCGATCTTTCGCAGGGTCGTATTTGCGGGTTCGAAAGAATCCTTCTTAGGCTTTTTTTAGAAATCAGGTTAGCGCCTCTGGCCGGAGGTATGTCCGCTGCTAATTAAGCAGGATTCAATTATGGAACTTCAAAAACAAGAGGTAAGGGGAGATTATATCCCGCCCGAAATTAACGCTCTTAATTATTGGCCTCAAATGAGGATGTTACTAGCTAAAATCGCATATTTGGACCAGAAGGCACAAACAAAATCCAATTCCCCAGATGCTGGATGCTTTGCTCGAAACAAATACTTAGCAAATCAATTTAAAATCAAAAAGCAAACGGTATCAAAGTATCTTATGATCCTGAAAGAGAAGGGAGATATTACAATCTCGTTCTCTCTAAATCAAAGAGGTCAAAAACAGAGAATTATTAAATCAAAATATTCAATATACTTTTTCAAAGACCAGGATGTTCAGTCAAACGG
This region of Leptospira andrefontaineae genomic DNA includes:
- a CDS encoding ParA family protein; its protein translation is MKPYKVVSYAIVNQKGGSTKSSNTAIFARSLAATGKRVLVVDCDPQGGISSVLGFPALQEGDFRKGLVEILFGSDPVVGENVHPTDRALYPGSIDLIPADYRLDQVFFTTSPFALSQALESFASENYDVVILDTPPTMQGITRSAIFFANSIIVPCEISTQALGPTRYTVNSVRENKKNPNIVFIGWKEPDGNGYQARLSREFLENFEDILLGDLPKNTTAISFASEPKKVTEALREGIIAKALNILEKAK
- a CDS encoding ParB N-terminal domain-containing protein, producing MKKIGSQPYSVSKITLSPELMEVQGDMPIQELDYENIRDSIKADGVKDPIRGYMGANRVFQVLSGANRLRACRELKISEIPIEEYEKGTWEENVKFAIMENLIRRHFTSDQKRVLAAKLLTLDPELSNRALAKLIGVNDKTVGNVRNNLELDSKIPKLKSRKGADGKTQSAKKSGAEIPHLKKSARAKQISDLKKEISSLKNDISKKQTLLNKKEKALEKLYESAIR